The following DNA comes from Photobacterium sp. DA100.
ATACTTTGCCGTGTTCTCGGCAATCTTCACAATCACTTTTACGGCTTGTTCCATACCTTCAATCGTGATGAACTCGTGAATACCATGGAAGTTATAACCGCCAGTAAAGATGTTTGGACAAGGTAACCCCATAAACGACAGGCGAGCGCCGTCTGTACCGCCTCGGATCGGCTTGATTTCAGGTTTTACATCACACTCAATCATGGCCTGTTTCGCCAGTTCGATGATGTGTGGGTGAGGCTCAACCATTTCGCGCATATTGTTGTAGCAGTCAGTTAGAACCAACTCGACACGACCTTTGGTCAGCTTACCGTTAAGCTCGTCTACTTTGGCCTGCATGAAGGCTTTGCGGCGCTCCAACCCTTCGCGGTCAAAATCGCGAATAATATAGCCAAGTTCAGTGCGTGCGACGGCTGGCTCCATTGATTTGAGATGATAAAAGCCCTCGTAGCCTTCTGTACACTCAGGGGTTTCCTCCGCTGGCATCATCAGCTGGAACTGCGCCGCAATATTCATGGCATTGACCATCTTATTCTTGGCTGTCCCTGGGTGGACATTGACACCATGGCAAATAACATCAGCCGACGTCGCATTGAAGTTCTCATACTCCAGCTCACCGACAGGACCGCCATCAATGGTATAAGCCCATTTTGCACCGAACTTTTCAACATCAAACAAGTTTGCACCGCGGCCAATTTCCTCATCCGGCGTGAAGCCGATGCAAATGTCGCCATGTTCAATTTCAGGGTTAGCCTTTAAATAAGCGACGGCAGTGATGATTTCCGCAATACCCGCTTTGTTGTCCGCACCAAGCAGTGTCGTCCCGTCCGTTGTGATCAGGTTGTGGCCATGAAGCTTATTGAGATCAGGGTACTGGATTGGCGACAATACTTCGTCACCAATACCTAGCGCGATATCTCCGCCCTGGTAGTTCTCAACAATCTGAGGTTTCACATCTTTGCCGGAAGCGTCAGGGGCTGTATCCATGTGGGCAATAAAACCAATTGCAGGCACCTCATGGTTAACATTTGATGGCAGCAGGGCTGTCAGATAACCATTGTCATCCAATGTGACATCTGAAAGACCAAGTTCAACCAGCTCCTCTTTCAGTTGCTGAGCTAATACACGCTGCCCCTCAGTACTCGGGCAGTGGGCATTGGCAGGGTTTGATTGAGTTTCAAAGCTCACGTAACGTAAAAAACGCTCAATTAAGTTATCCATGTCCCACTCATTTTGTTCAACTAAGTAATATGGCAACCAAGTATCCAGATGAGAGCAGTTAAATGAATTGCGATGAATCAGTTTTTTGTTCATTAAATGAAGATAAGTCGGTGCGCTGACCAGTTTTTTTAATGCTAATCACAGCGATACTAGCATTTTTGATTAATAAAGCCTCAGTATGAATGCTACGGTCGTATACAACGCCTTTTTCACACGGTATGAGGGGGCAATGATAGGTAACTTTCGTTTTTGCCTGTTAAATAACTCGGCGTAGCCGAAGATAAAGTGTGTGGAAATGTAAAAGGTTGATCGTCCACTATAGAACTCACATCTTATTTAGCTGCCATTCAGTATGTGTGACATCGGTGGAAAATATTTTCTCTAATAGTGCATAAGATGGCTTTAACCAAGGAGGTCTTATGCTTACTAAACTTTTTCTACCGCATGAACCGATTGAAAAGACTGTGGATGTCCAGATACCCGTAATCAATGACAATATTCCAGCCAAGCTAAAGTTGAGATACCGAAAAGGACAATTAAAAGCAAACTTACACTTCTGCAATAAAGACGGAAATGAAAAGCTTGATTTGTTCTATCCCCGCATAGCTTCTGAATTCAAACGGCAAGCCCAACTCAATTTTTCCCAATGTTGCCACTCTCGCTACTTACCCAACTCTCTTTTAACTTCTCAAGTGTCGAAATGGTGCAATGACCACGCCAAACTATATATCTCATACGAAACTCCTCATGGATTGAAGGTAACAGAACACCAAAAAGGCGGGATCAGAATCAAAGCAACGGATCGCGATTTAACAGTATAACCCTACCCTCTGTGCGCCAACGATAAAACCCGGTAAGCAAGCCGGGTTTTACCGGGCCTCAATATCAACTCACAAACTTATATTGCTCGCCCCCATGCTTTGCATATGCAAAATGACATCCTCCGGCTTTATTGATGGGTCATTGAAGAAGCGAAATAATTCGTTTGCAGCCGCTTTTTCTATAACCGGGCTAACAGCCATCGAATCAATCATGCTCGGTACTAGATTGCCCTGCTTCTCTGCCAGCTGGAAATCCTGATAAGCATCAATAGCACATGAACTGAAGCCTGATAAAGACGCATTATGGTATGGTGGCACTGACCCTTTCTGTTTGTTGAAAGCCGATATGAGCTCGGGGGTAGATACTGATTTTGCAACCTGATTCGCCACCTCAGCCTTGAGGTGCGGGCTCTTGAACAGCACCAGGCTATCCATATTGTAAATAAACCCGGGCTCATGGGCTGGCGTGGGATAACAACCAATCTTTTCCGGGAAATGACCGTTTAACGCCATCAGATCACCGGCTACCCAATCTCCAGTGATTTGAAAAGCCCGGCTCCCCTCGAGCAATTGCCGGGTTGCCGAATCCCAGGTTTGCTTGGTCAGATAAGGTAAGACTAGCGAACTAATCTGCCGAAATAAGTGCAACGCTTCCAATGTGGTCTGGCTGGAAAGCGCCTCGGCGTCCAGTTCAATATAGGCTTTTTTGTAGTATTGAGCGCCTCCTAAGCCAAAAGCAATATTCTCAAACAACTGGACAATCTGCCATGGCTCATTCCCAATAGCCAGTGGCGCAACCCCGCGCTCCTGTAGTTGCGAAAATACCTCGATTACCTGCTCCCACGTTTCCGGGATAGCGAGCTGATAACGCTCCAGCACGTCGTGGTTTACCCACATCCAATTGAGGCGATGGAGGGTTACAGGAACGGCAACATATTCACCGTTATAGCGGTGTATTTCACGGGCAACCTTAAACAAATTCTCGTCCCACGAGTGTTGTTGAGCCGCATCGTTGATGTTGTGCAAAAAACCAAGTGCTGCCCACGACTTAATCGACGGGCCCTCCAGTTGCGCGACATCCGGTGGGTTGCCGGCAATTGCTCGAGCCTGGAGGATTGACTTAGCAATTTTCCCGCCTCCTCCCTCAACAGGAACACTCAAGACGTTAAACCCATTCATTACCAGCTCTTGTTTGATAACCTGGACGGAATTGACCTCACCTTCAGATGTCCACCAATGGAGGAATTGCAGATCCTGAGCTGCGTGAGCTGAAAAAATTGAAGTGATAAGTCCTGCAATTAAAACCTTTTTCATACATCTCTCGATAAAAATAATTCTACTATCAGCCCCCTCTCAGGGTGGTTATTCAGTATCAAGTCGCCACCATGAGAACGTGCAATACTTCTTGAAATCGTTAACCCGAGGCCAGATCCGTCGACGTCTTGATCTCCGGTTCTGAAGTAAGGCTCAAAAACCTTTTCCAGCAATTTGTTTTCAATCCCAGGCCCATAGTCTCGTATGGTGATCACAAGGTATGACGCTGAGTTCAGTACCGAGATATCCACCTTTTCACCATACAAAACCGCATTATCAACCAGGTTATAAATTGAACGCTTTATCGCGACCGGTTTGCCGATGTAGTGAGTGTCCAGGATGTGTTCAAGAGACACCGTTGGCTTATGACGGTTATAATAGTCGGCACACTGAACTAAGAGGCTGCCGATGTCGATTGTCTCAGGCTCTTCATGAATGTCGGTTTCGCGAATACACTGCAAGGCCCCTTTTAGCAGCAACTCGAATTCGTTGAGCAGCTTTTCAAACCGCAACCTTGTCTGTTCATCATCGAGCATTTCAGTCCGCAATTTGAGACAAGCAAGTGGCGTTTTCAAATCATGGGATATCGCACTGAATAGCATTTCTCGGTCACGGATATACGACCGCACTCTCCGGTTCATTTTGTTAAAGGCGTGGACCGTAGCCTTCATCTCTGAACTCCCTTCCTCTTTGATCTCTTTGACCACTAACTGAGAGCCCATCAGTGTGGCCGCCTTTGCCAATGATTTAATGGGGCGCAGCTCCTTTCGGACGATCCACGCCGTGCAAAGCATCAATAGCACTGAGGTAATACCAAGAAAAATAAACTGACGTTGCTCTATAAACGGTGTAGATAAACTCGAAAATGTCACGGGTAAAACCGAAGCGATATAAAACCATTCTTGCTCGGACATTTTGATTTGCATCACTAAAATAGGGAGATTTAACTCACCCAAAACCAAGCTGTACTTGGTCCAAATCTCCGGCAGTTCATTCAGCCTGATAGCAGAATTAAAAACCCGTATATCTTCTCTTTTCGTTAACGCAACATGAATTTCTTCGACCCCGGAAAGTGAAGACATCAGTTCTTGCTCCAGCTCTTGTATCAACCATGGTGTATAACGGAAGCTTGTAAGGGTATTATTGGGAATATATTTATCATTGATAGAGATAAAAAAACGCGTTCCGCCTGATTCTCGCAACTGGCTGAGAATTAAGTGGCGATAGTTAACCGGGAGCGATTGAAAGTAACTGTAGGTATCTAATGCTCCCTCAGCTATACTCAAAGCGGTTTGTTTTATACTATCTTTTTTCTCTTCTTCATTGGCATGATACCAAATTGCCCCAGCGATTAATTCGGCAATAATAATAACTACCAGTAATGTAGCCCCAACTCGAAATGTAATTGACTTGAAAAACGGAGGAAACTTATTCATGAATTAATTATGACTCAAAAAGGGTATCAACAGCCAACATGTATCCTTTATTTCTCACGGTCAGGATAATTGAGCGTTCATGATCATGAAGATGCTTCCGAAGCCTGCTCATCTGCACATCGATCCCACGTTCCATAGGCTCTGCTTCTCTTCCCCACACCCACTGGGCGATTTCATCCCGACTGAAAATTTTATTCGGGTTCTGTACAAATAAGCTCAGTAAGGAAAAATCCGCACCTGAAAGCTGAACGGTTTCACCATCAGCATGGACCAATCGCCTTTTGACCGTATCGAAAGTCCAATCGAGAAAGCTAATCCTTCGGCTAAATAACGTGCTGCTATTGAACTCACTACGGCGCAATAGTGCTTTGATTCGCGCCAATAACTCCCTAGGGCTAAATGTTTTCGTAATATAATCATCGGCTCCGACTTCCAATCCCGTAATGCGATCAACCTCATCACACACCGCAGTCAGCATAATAATGGGAACATGTGATTTTAATCGTATTTTACTGCAAAGCGTAAAGCCATCTTCACCTGGAAGCATTATATCCAGCACAATAAGATGCGGTTCCTGAACACCCATTTGTTGCCACATTTCATCGCCATCAGAAGCCGTAACAACGTTAAACCCTGAACGACTTAAATATTCGCTGAGCGCATCTCTAATTTCTTCACTATCATCCACAACAAGTATATTTTTCTTTTCCATAAGAGATCCTGCTAAATACTTCCGAACTAGTTATATGTTTAATTAACAAGCTGGGCAAGTTGTTTGTTGGTTAATTGGATCTGAGTATTGTTTTAGCGCGTTTGTAAGAAGTTGCTTACAAATAAATAACTATAAATTACTTATCAAGCGAAACATATTGCTAGGATTGTCAGCAAATAAAAGCATGGCCGTTCATTCCATATTCTTGCAATATTCTTTGTTATGTTCGGCGTTTAAAGCAGTCACCTCATAGTTTGAAAACAATTAGGATGTGAAAAATGAAGATAGTAAAAAGCCCGTTAAAAACAGCCGTTACTGTTCTTGCCCTCGCCATAGCACCGAGTGTTGTATCCGCACAGACATATTCAATAATACCGGAACAAAACCTCTACTTTTTAAGCCCCCATCCCGATGACATACTACTTACCTTTGGTGGACTCATCAGCAAATTAGCCAATGAAGGTAGTATTGAGCACAAAACCAATGTAACAGAGGTATTCTTTAGCCTGTCAAATTACTCAACTAACCATCTGGATATCTTAACCAATAAGCGGGTGCTTGATATAACGAAAATGCGTTTTAATGAAGATTTTAGCGCCCACACTGAAATGTTCGGCAACTGGGATAACTTCCGTTATAAAACAGCAGGGTTCTACGATGCTCCATTGCGATTATATGAAGGATCCCCGACTGCTGGTGGAGGACCTGCCGGTACTTTTGCTGATTTCAGGCAAGCTGAAATTGACGTCTACAACCGAATTGCTGCAGATATAACCCCGATACTCAAACAGCAAGATTGTGCAGCGTTTGTCTTGCTTGCCAATGGGTCACACATCGATCATTTTGTTGTTCGTGAGGCGGTAATGAAGGCGGCACACGACTTGGGTAGTGAAGCTCAGTGCCAGATTTATTTTGGAGAGGATCAGCCCTACACCGGAGCAAATCCCGACAAAGCACAAGATGAACTTAACAGCATTAAAGCCAGACTTCCGAACAATGCGATATCCAAGTTAACCTATTGGTATGACAAAGATTACAAGTTAGAGTTATTTAAAAAATATTACCTCAGCCAGTATGATGTTGGCTATATTCCGCCGCTGGAAAGTGCAGAGTTTGAAAACATCTATAAGTGGGACAAGTCGACATATGGCGATTTGCAGAAGCATCAGCTGTGCAACTTTGATTATTGCTCTCTGAAGTAGGTTCAAACCGAGTGTATAAAAACCCGAGTACATTTTGACTCGGGTTTTTAATTCAATTAGTGGCTAGCTACGTGGAACCCAGGGGGTAATCTTAACGGCAGGATGACTGAATGTAACGGTTTCGCCCTCAGCCAGTGACGATAACTCGATAACCTTGGTATCACCACTGTCAAAGTGTACGACGACCCCTTCGACATCGGGCATGAACCATCCCGAAAACATTCCGCCGAGATCTGACAACAGCTGATTCATCTGAGGAACTAGCTTGGCAACTTCGACTTGCTGGATTGATGTCCCGTAATCTTGCTTGGCTATAACTTGCATCGAAACATCACAGGTAATGCCATCGTCAATGACATAGGTAACGTCTGGGTTGGCCTGGCGCAAATTACTATCAATTGGCACCGTCAGCTCATTGTTTGCCGGGATCTCTAACTCTTCATAATGCTCATCTTTACGCATCGATCCTTTGTGGATTTGACAGACACTGCCATCCTGCTGATTCAGAAGGAACAGTGCCAATTTGACATCATCATGTCCCTCTTTAACATTTTGCTTGAGCTTACTGTAAAGTGTGCTGTAACGCATCTCTATGTTCTGAGCCGCTGCCTGCTGAGCATAGAGCGAAGTGCTGGCAACTACGCCCGCAACTAGCCAATGGGTCAACTTCATCCTTTATCCTTGGCGCCAGTATTGATTGTTATGCTTGATCATTGCTTGAATTTCATCAACATATGCATGACCTCGCTCTGAATAACGGCTTAGTCCTTCTGCCAGCTTCGTACCTTCAACCTCTTCGCCGGCCTTACGCTGTGCAGAGCGAATATCACGTAAGTCTTGATAGGCACGATTGGTATTCACGTTCATGAAGTAGGCTTGCACCGATAAATACGGTGATGCGAATACCGCCACTTCATGGCTTGCTCCTTCATTCCGTGCATTAGGAACCAAACCGCAGCCTTTACGATAACACCATTGGCCAAAATAGTTGTTGCCTTCCACTGCAAAGCGTGACGTTCCCCACCCAGATTCATTTGCCGCCTGACTAAGGACAAGCGACTCGGGAAGGACGTCAACACGCTCCAGTATCGCAGCGAGCCAATCGGCAGTAATCATATTACCGTCAAGCGGAAGCTTGTAGGCGTCAGCGAGCTTTTCGGCGTAGGCGTATTGATCTCGAGAAAGCGATTCACCGGTATTCACTGAAGATAAAACCGACTCGAGGAACTGGCGCTCTTCTATTATCCGTTGATTTTCGTGCTCAACGGCAGGGCGAAGAAAGTCGAAGAAAGCCGCTTTCTTCAGAGTAACGTCGGTGATTTTGGAAAAGTCTGGCTTGGCATTTTGTGATGAGGCCGAGGCGGCCTCATCGTTGGAGCTTTGGAATGGGATTTCGCCACATGCTGTCAATCCACTGACTAATGCAAAAATGGCAACTTTACTGGTTGTTATATTTTTTATCACGCGTCAAAAACCTTTGGATCCCCCTGCTGGTTTTGGTCGTTATCATTTTGTCCTTTCTGAACTGTCGTGACATGAAGCGAGACACCAAAAAGGTTGCGGTAGATAATGGCTTTCACATTAAAGAAGAATGGGATCGTCCAAATTAAACCGATACCAGCAGTGGCAAATGAAATAATAAACATCGTTAGGATGACAATAAAAATAGCTGTCATCGGCAGTAGTTTACGCAAAGTTGCCACGAGTGAAAACTGAATTGCTTTCAGTGGTGATAAACGTTTTTCGCAAACCAGCATAATTGCCATGCTAAAGCCCATCGAAAGCAGCATACCGAAAATAGGGAAAATCGCATTGGCGATACCCTGTAACGAAGCGCTGAGCAACACCGTGATAACTGAAACCAGGGCGAAAGGAAACCCTTTGACCAAGTAGCTTGGTTTACTTGGCAGACCAACTGCATGGTTCAATGCCATCAAGCTAACGCCCGCCAACAGAGGAGCACTTAATACATCCGACCAGAAATTTGCCATATAACCCGCCTCAATGACCGAGGCAGACATCTCGCCGCCAGTTATAACGGCATCGAAAAACACGGCAGCACTTCCAAGTTGCACTTGCAGGCCCAGCAGAAGCAGCGCAACTTGTGCCAGAAACAAACCAATAACCGCTGGCAAGAAAGTCAGAAAATTCTTGGCTGTGATCTTCCAGGCTTCTTGAAGCACAGACAGTGACTGAAGATCACTCTCACCTTTCAACGCTCTTTCGATTGAGCCGCCAACTTGGAATGTTTTGTTATTCATTTGTATTTCACTAAATATTACACACTAGGCCCGTGATTGTACGCTAGTTAGGCCCGATAGAGAAACTTTGCGACAAAAAGCTGCTTTTCCGTCCAGAGTGTGACTTTGGAGGGCGAATTAGCTAGTCAGTCTGAATACACTATGATTAATAGATTACGCCTACGGAATGCATATGCTTATGCCTTGATTTTAAAGTAAATTTCATTCGGGTACAGACACTGCATCCAAGCTGTTATTAAACAGATGTTCGCTAGTATGAAAATAGTCTAAGAAATTGGAAAAAAACGCTTTGAATTACGCGTTTACGGGACTATTATGCGCCCCCTAAATTCAACCTAATAGTTGGGGGGATTATCTATGAAACCCCTGGGTGGAGATCTTGTAGAATTGAACGCTGCAGAAACAACTAAAGCACCGGTGATTCAGCTTAAAGGGCTGGGCAAAAGCTTCGATGGCAAGCAAATTATCACTGGTCTCGATCTGAATGTGAACGATGGTGAATTCCTTACCATCCTTGGCCCTTCTGGCTGTGGTAAAACAACTGTTCTTCGACTAATCGCCGGCTTTGAAAATGCCGATGCGGGACAGATTGTTATTGCCGGCAAAGACGTAACAGGTATTCCAGCGGAACAACGCAACGTAAATACTGTATTTCAGAGTTATGCTCTTTTCCCGCATATGACAGTCTTTGACAATGTTGCTTTCGGCCTGCGTATGCAGAAAGTCGCTGAGAGTGAGATTGAGCCTCGCGTAATGGAAGCGCTGCGTATGGTGCAACTAGAGAAGTTTGCCCCTCGTAAGCCTCACCAGCTTTCTGGTGGTCAGCAGCAGCGGGTTGCAATCGCACGAGCGGTAGTGAACAAGCCAAAAGTATTGTTGTTGGACGAATCCCTGTCGGCGTTGGACTACAAACTTCGCAAACAGATGCAGATCGAGCTGAAACAGCTGCAGCGTAAACTGGGTATTACCTTCATTTTCGTTACCCACGATCAGGAAGAAGCCCTTTCAATGTCAGACCGTATCATTGTTATGCGCTCTGGTAACGTTGAGCAAGATGGCTCTCCTCGTGAAATTTACGAAGAGCCAGAGAACCTATTTGTCGCGCGTTTCATTGGCGAAATCAACGTGTTTGATGCGGTCGTCAAAGAGCGCTTGGATGAAACCCGTGTATTGGCAAATGTTGAAGGCCGCCCTTCAATGATCCACTGCAAGCTGCCAGTTAGCCCGGGTGACAAGGTTAAAGTATTGCTGCGACCTGAAGATATTCGCCTGGAAGAAATCAACAATGGTGACGAAGCACAAGGCATCATTGGTTATATCCGTGAGCGTACCTATAAAGGTATGACGCTTGACTCTGTGGTCGAGCTGGAGACGGGCACGTCTGTCATGGTAAGTGAATTCTTCAACGAAGATGATCCTGATGTGGACCACTCTCTGGATCAAAAAGTTGCGGTTACTTGGGTTGAAAGCTGGGAAGTGGTGCTAGCAGATGAACAAGAAGCTTAATCTTCAAAACATCATCATAACCGTCATTGTTGGTTGGCTATTGCTGTTTGTATTTATTCCCAACCTGATGATCATCGGCACCAGTTTTCTGACCCGAGATGATGCAAACCTGATTGAAATGACCTTCACATTGGACAACTACATCCGGTTGTTTGATCCGCTTTATGCCAAGGTCATGATGCACTCGTTCTATATGGCGCTGGTGGCCACACTACTTTGTTTGGTGATTGGTTATCCGTTTGCCTATGCGATTGCAAAGATGCCAGAGAAATGGCGTCCGTTTATGCTGTTTTTGGTGATTGTGCCGTTTTGGACCAACTCATTGATCCGTACTTATGGTCTGAAGATCATGTTGGGTACCCGAGGTATTTTGAACAATACCCTGCTCTACCTAGACATTATCGATAAGCCGCTACGTATCATGTACACCGAGTATGCGGTAATGGTTGGCTTGGTCTACATTCTTCTGCCGTTTATGGTGCTACCGCTGTACTCGGCGATTGAGAAACTCGATCACAACTATATTGAAGCCGCGCGCGATTTGGGTGCGAACAAGTTCCAAACGTTCGTGAAGGTGATTTTTCCACTGACCATGCCAGGCATCATTGCTGGTTGTCTACTGGTGCTACTACCTGCTCTTGGTATGTTCTATGTGTCCGACCTACTTGGCGGAGCGAAGAATCTGCTGATCGGTAACGTGATTAAGAGCCAGGTATTGAACGCCCGTGATTGGCCGTTCGGTGCAGCAACCAGTATTGCATTGACGATCGCGATGGCAGTCATGCTGTACGCCTACTACCGGGCAGGCAAACTGCTTAACCGTAAAGTGGAGCTTGAATAATGGGACGCGCATTTAAATTCAGTTTTATGACTGTGGTGTATGCCTTCCTATATACACCAATCATTATCCTGATTGTTAACTCATTCAATGCCAGCAAATTCGGCATGAAATGGGGAGGTTTTACCACCAAGTGGTATCACCAGCTGGTAAACAACGACAGCTTGATGCAGGCGGCATGGCATTCGCTGAATATTGCCGTGTTCTCGGCAACTGCGGCAGCGATTATTGGTAGTTTGACGGCGGTTGCCCTCTTCCGCTACCAGTTCCGCGGCAAACATTTTGTCAACGGCATGCTGTTCGTGGTGATGATGTCACCAGACATCGTAATGGCAATCTCGCTGCTGGCGCTGTTTATCTTGGTTGGCGCGGAGCTTGGCTTCCTCACCTTGCTGCTTTCGCACATTACATTCTGCCTACCATTCGTGGTGGTAACGGTTTACAGCCGCTTGAAAGGGTTTGATGTGAAAATGCTCGAAGCTGCACGTGATTTGGGCGCAAGCGAATGGGTCATCCTAAAGCAGATTATCCTGCCGCTAGCCAAGCCTGCGGTTGCCGCTGGTTGGTTGCTAAGCTTCACCCTGTCGCTGGATGACGTCATTGTCAGTTCATTTGTAACAGGTCCGAGTTACGAAATTTTGCCTTTGAAGATTTACTCCATGGTTAAAGTGGGTATTTCACCAGAAGTGAACGCATTGGCTACAATTATGCTAATTGTGTCTCTGATCCTAGTTGTCAGTTCTCAACTGCTGGCACGGGAGAAGATCAAATAAGGCTTGCAACACCGCTTTAAATTTGGCTTCAGCCAAAGAACGAGCAAGTGGCCTTCGGGCCACTTGTTTTGTATTAACACCCTAAAAGGGTTTTGGAGATGATAATCTAATGAAAAAATGGTCCGCTTTTCTAGCCGGTACTGCATGCGCTGCAGCAATGTTTACTCATGTTGCCAATGCGGCAGACAAGGAATTAGTCTTTATGAACTGGGGTCCGTACATTTCTACGGAGCTACGCGAACAGTTCACGAAAGAAACTGGTATTAAAGTGATTTATTCGACTTACGAGTCGAACGAGACTATGTACGCTAAGTTAAAAGCCCACCCCCAAGGTTACGACCTGGTTGTGCCGTCAACTTACTTCGTTGCTAAAATGCGCGATGAAGGCATGTTACAGAAAATCGATAAATCAAAGCTAACCAACTTCAAAGAGCTTGATAAGAATTATCTGGATAAGCCTTTTGACCCAAACAACGACTACTCGATCCCACACGTTATCGCAATGACAGGCTTGGCAGTCAACACTGACATGTACGACCCTGCTGATTTCGATAGTTGGGCGGACCTTTGGAATCCTGAGCTTGAAGGCCAACTGATGCTTATGGATGACACGCGCGAAGTATTCCACATTGCTCTGCGTAAATTAGGTTACTCTGGTAACACCACCGATCCAAAACAGATCGATGAAGCTTACGAAGAACTGAAAAAACTGATGCCAAATGTTTTGGTGTTCAACTCCGACAACCCTGCCGCTCCTTACCTTGCAGGTGAAGTTGGCCTGGGTATGCTCTGGAATGGCTCAGCTGCCGCAGCCCAGAAAGAAGGTCTACCAATTGAATTGGTTTGGCCTAAAGAAGGCGGTATATTCTGGGTTGATAGCCTAGCTATTGCTAAGAATGCCCAAAACGTTGAAGCAGCACACAAGATGATCGATTTCTTATTGCGTCCTGATGTTGCAGCCAAAATTTCAGAAGAAACTGGCTACCTGACTGCAGTTGAAGCATCAAACGCGAAATACAAAGACAACCCTACCCTGTTCCCACCACAAGAAGATCTTGACCGTGGTGAGTGGCAGGATGCGGTTGGTGAGATGAACATCCGCTACGAGAATTACTTCCTGGAACTCAAAGCAGGCCAGTAATTCTTCGCCATAAATCCAAGGCAGCCAAGCGGCTGCCTTTTTTATATCGAAAATATACAAATATCGGCTATTAATAGTTCATACAGTTATTAAGGTAAGATATTCCTTATCTTTACCATTCAATTCCCTGTTATAATATGCTCTTAAAAATCGCTGTAATAACGTTGATTTTTAACAGCATATTACTCAATTTATTGGGGATATTTCCGATGTTTACCCTCATAGGTGAACATAACGACAATTTGCAGGAGAAGCGGTAAGTACTTCACCGAGATGGTTTTCATCCATAATTAGTACATTCGCTAGAGAACACTCTCAAAATCCCATTTAGTTTGGAGCATATAACAATGAAAAAATGGTCTTCTTTAATGGCCGGCGGTGTTTGCGCAATGGCAATGTTTTCGAACATGGCAACAGCTGCAGATAAAGAGCTTTATTTCTATAACTGGTCTGAATATATTCCATCAGAAGTTCTGGAACAGTTCACGAAAGAAACGGGTATTAAA
Coding sequences within:
- a CDS encoding extracellular solute-binding protein: MKKWSAFLAGTACAAAMFTHVANAADKELVFMNWGPYISTELREQFTKETGIKVIYSTYESNETMYAKLKAHPQGYDLVVPSTYFVAKMRDEGMLQKIDKSKLTNFKELDKNYLDKPFDPNNDYSIPHVIAMTGLAVNTDMYDPADFDSWADLWNPELEGQLMLMDDTREVFHIALRKLGYSGNTTDPKQIDEAYEELKKLMPNVLVFNSDNPAAPYLAGEVGLGMLWNGSAAAAQKEGLPIELVWPKEGGIFWVDSLAIAKNAQNVEAAHKMIDFLLRPDVAAKISEETGYLTAVEASNAKYKDNPTLFPPQEDLDRGEWQDAVGEMNIRYENYFLELKAGQ
- the potC gene encoding spermidine/putrescine ABC transporter permease PotC, whose translation is MGRAFKFSFMTVVYAFLYTPIIILIVNSFNASKFGMKWGGFTTKWYHQLVNNDSLMQAAWHSLNIAVFSATAAAIIGSLTAVALFRYQFRGKHFVNGMLFVVMMSPDIVMAISLLALFILVGAELGFLTLLLSHITFCLPFVVVTVYSRLKGFDVKMLEAARDLGASEWVILKQIILPLAKPAVAAGWLLSFTLSLDDVIVSSFVTGPSYEILPLKIYSMVKVGISPEVNALATIMLIVSLILVVSSQLLAREKIK
- the potB gene encoding spermidine/putrescine ABC transporter permease PotB, which produces MNKKLNLQNIIITVIVGWLLLFVFIPNLMIIGTSFLTRDDANLIEMTFTLDNYIRLFDPLYAKVMMHSFYMALVATLLCLVIGYPFAYAIAKMPEKWRPFMLFLVIVPFWTNSLIRTYGLKIMLGTRGILNNTLLYLDIIDKPLRIMYTEYAVMVGLVYILLPFMVLPLYSAIEKLDHNYIEAARDLGANKFQTFVKVIFPLTMPGIIAGCLLVLLPALGMFYVSDLLGGAKNLLIGNVIKSQVLNARDWPFGAATSIALTIAMAVMLYAYYRAGKLLNRKVELE
- a CDS encoding glucosaminidase domain-containing protein encodes the protein MIKNITTSKVAIFALVSGLTACGEIPFQSSNDEAASASSQNAKPDFSKITDVTLKKAAFFDFLRPAVEHENQRIIEERQFLESVLSSVNTGESLSRDQYAYAEKLADAYKLPLDGNMITADWLAAILERVDVLPESLVLSQAANESGWGTSRFAVEGNNYFGQWCYRKGCGLVPNARNEGASHEVAVFASPYLSVQAYFMNVNTNRAYQDLRDIRSAQRKAGEEVEGTKLAEGLSRYSERGHAYVDEIQAMIKHNNQYWRQG
- a CDS encoding membrane protein, with protein sequence MNNKTFQVGGSIERALKGESDLQSLSVLQEAWKITAKNFLTFLPAVIGLFLAQVALLLLGLQVQLGSAAVFFDAVITGGEMSASVIEAGYMANFWSDVLSAPLLAGVSLMALNHAVGLPSKPSYLVKGFPFALVSVITVLLSASLQGIANAIFPIFGMLLSMGFSMAIMLVCEKRLSPLKAIQFSLVATLRKLLPMTAIFIVILTMFIISFATAGIGLIWTIPFFFNVKAIIYRNLFGVSLHVTTVQKGQNDNDQNQQGDPKVFDA
- the potA gene encoding spermidine/putrescine ABC transporter ATP-binding protein PotA — its product is MNAAETTKAPVIQLKGLGKSFDGKQIITGLDLNVNDGEFLTILGPSGCGKTTVLRLIAGFENADAGQIVIAGKDVTGIPAEQRNVNTVFQSYALFPHMTVFDNVAFGLRMQKVAESEIEPRVMEALRMVQLEKFAPRKPHQLSGGQQQRVAIARAVVNKPKVLLLDESLSALDYKLRKQMQIELKQLQRKLGITFIFVTHDQEEALSMSDRIIVMRSGNVEQDGSPREIYEEPENLFVARFIGEINVFDAVVKERLDETRVLANVEGRPSMIHCKLPVSPGDKVKVLLRPEDIRLEEINNGDEAQGIIGYIRERTYKGMTLDSVVELETGTSVMVSEFFNEDDPDVDHSLDQKVAVTWVESWEVVLADEQEA